From the Accumulibacter sp. genome, one window contains:
- a CDS encoding ABC transporter ATP-binding protein, whose protein sequence is MSAEQPEAAAAESAAKPLSVVLDDIVQEYPAPGGGVTRIIDRVSLRFDQPGINMLLGPSGCGKSTLLHMLGGVRPLGVVSPSAGRVLIDGVECSGPHDDAVMVFQRYANRPDLTVFDNVAFPFRLRLWRERVGEAEWRQRVEDILKAVGLSDKRGLRPAQLSGGQNQRVALARALVLRPRILLMDEPFGALDAQTRDEMQRLLIELHRSWPCLVVFVTHDVTEALVLGDRVIVLSTQPARVADDFQISEPRPRSASWQRARETLALEERILDQLHQASPGKGQLRVTI, encoded by the coding sequence GTGAGCGCCGAACAGCCAGAGGCTGCGGCTGCAGAGTCGGCCGCGAAGCCGCTGTCGGTCGTCCTCGACGATATCGTCCAGGAGTATCCGGCGCCGGGGGGGGGCGTGACGCGCATCATCGACCGCGTTTCGCTTCGCTTCGACCAGCCGGGAATAAACATGCTGCTGGGTCCGTCCGGCTGCGGCAAGAGCACCCTGCTGCACATGCTCGGCGGCGTGCGTCCGCTGGGTGTGGTCTCGCCGAGCGCCGGTCGCGTGCTGATCGACGGTGTCGAGTGCTCGGGTCCGCACGACGACGCGGTGATGGTTTTCCAGCGCTATGCGAATCGTCCGGACCTGACGGTGTTCGACAATGTCGCCTTTCCCTTCCGGCTCAGGCTCTGGCGCGAGCGCGTTGGCGAAGCGGAGTGGCGGCAGCGGGTCGAGGACATCCTCAAGGCGGTCGGCCTGTCTGACAAGCGCGGCCTGCGTCCGGCGCAGCTCTCCGGGGGCCAGAACCAGCGCGTCGCGCTGGCGCGGGCACTCGTCCTGCGTCCGCGCATTCTGTTGATGGACGAGCCCTTCGGCGCCCTCGACGCGCAGACGCGCGACGAGATGCAGCGGTTGCTGATCGAGCTGCACCGCTCCTGGCCCTGTCTGGTGGTCTTCGTCACGCACGATGTCACCGAGGCGCTGGTGCTGGGGGACCGCGTGATCGTGCTGTCGACGCAGCCGGCGCGGGTCGCCGACGATTTCCAGATCAGCGAGCCGCGCCCACGGTCGGCATCCTGGCAGCGGGCGCGCGAGACGCTCGCGCTCGAGGAGCGCATTCTCGACCAATTGCACCAGGCGAGCCCGGGCAAGGGCCAGCTCAGGGTGACCATCTAG